From Roseburia hominis, the proteins below share one genomic window:
- the pgmB gene encoding beta-phosphoglucomutase, which produces MKGIIFDLDGVICFTDKYHYIAWKKLADKEGIYFDETINNRLRGVSRMESLEIILERAKKSYTEEEKVAMAEEKNAIYVELLKEMTEADLSEEVKETLQKLRECGLKLAIGSSSKNAKIILRQLGLEDFFDAISDGTNITKSKPDPEVFLKAAGFIGEDPADCLVVEDAKAGIEAATAGGFKSAGLGEATEHPEVTYKLTSFRDLLEICQ; this is translated from the coding sequence ATGAAGGGTATTATTTTTGATTTGGATGGAGTGATTTGTTTCACAGACAAATATCACTATATTGCATGGAAAAAGCTGGCAGATAAAGAGGGAATCTATTTTGATGAGACGATCAACAATAGACTGCGTGGCGTATCCAGAATGGAGAGTCTGGAAATCATTCTGGAGAGAGCCAAAAAGAGCTATACCGAAGAAGAAAAGGTTGCTATGGCTGAAGAGAAGAATGCAATCTATGTAGAATTGTTAAAAGAGATGACAGAGGCCGATTTGTCAGAGGAAGTGAAGGAAACCTTGCAGAAATTGCGGGAATGCGGGCTGAAGCTGGCAATTGGATCCAGCAGCAAAAATGCAAAAATAATTCTAAGGCAGTTGGGGCTGGAAGATTTCTTCGATGCCATCTCTGACGGAACGAACATTACAAAATCAAAACCGGACCCGGAAGTATTCTTGAAAGCAGCCGGTTTTATCGGAGAAGATCCGGCAGATTGTTTAGTCGTTGAAGATGCAAAGGCGGGTATTGAAGCGGCCACTGCAGGCGGATTTAAGAGTGCAGGGCTTGGGGAAGCCACAGAGCATCCGGAGGTGACTTATAAGCTGACGAGTTTTCGGGATTTATTAGAAATATGTCAATAA
- a CDS encoding DUF4432 family protein, translated as MSLEHSANIEDLSSAKINGIAYVSLEEIKDIQGNPLHILWVSNGTLRISLIMERGFDVGEVFCREEKISWVRGKERCLSDISVDLNQENGWEKGFFAAVTTLGPQLFGTPDEIRTVHGTGAYSPFDLESLVIIYDKKEISVSAEGFSKGFRGEVEYKKKVTMRTRMNSMVFLREETTTNLTDRTLPIDDGYHIQLAGDFMAEGGSYVLPVATDQMLLRDSVPKEVSPKEIYDFNTELDPIRCYQYVPERVTGVEGIGDFKEYKQIQENKDNLTCEMLVNKKGNKAVVVVRPLDVFPRSLLAKRNIAGDDAMYAIEVCKTRPNSIRQKAIDGELMYLEAHASMQSMVAIGILKEELIREMVTCIETRHPRE; from the coding sequence GTGAGTTTAGAGCATTCTGCAAATATCGAGGACCTTTCAAGTGCAAAGATAAACGGCATAGCTTATGTTTCGTTAGAGGAAATCAAAGATATACAAGGAAATCCGTTACACATTTTGTGGGTAAGCAATGGAACTTTGCGTATCAGTCTTATTATGGAACGTGGATTTGATGTGGGAGAAGTGTTTTGCCGTGAAGAAAAAATTAGTTGGGTAAGAGGCAAAGAGAGGTGTCTTTCCGATATTAGTGTGGATCTAAATCAGGAGAATGGCTGGGAAAAAGGATTTTTTGCCGCTGTGACCACACTTGGACCACAGCTTTTTGGTACTCCGGATGAGATTCGTACCGTTCACGGAACAGGAGCTTATTCGCCCTTTGATTTGGAAAGTCTTGTAATCATATACGATAAAAAAGAAATCAGTGTTTCAGCGGAAGGATTTTCGAAAGGATTTCGGGGAGAGGTGGAATATAAGAAGAAGGTAACGATGCGAACCCGGATGAATTCCATGGTATTCCTCAGAGAAGAGACCACGACTAATTTGACAGACAGGACTTTGCCGATTGATGACGGATATCATATACAGCTTGCCGGCGATTTCATGGCGGAGGGCGGTTCTTATGTCCTTCCGGTCGCAACAGACCAGATGCTTCTTAGGGACAGTGTACCGAAAGAGGTGAGTCCAAAGGAAATCTATGATTTTAATACGGAACTGGACCCCATACGCTGCTATCAGTATGTGCCGGAGCGGGTGACAGGAGTTGAAGGAATCGGTGACTTTAAAGAGTATAAACAAATTCAGGAGAACAAAGACAATCTGACCTGTGAGATGCTCGTGAATAAAAAGGGAAACAAAGCTGTGGTTGTGGTGAGGCCGCTTGACGTATTTCCGCGTTCACTGCTGGCAAAGCGTAATATCGCAGGAGATGACGCTATGTACGCCATCGAGGTCTGCAAGACCCGTCCAAACTCCATAAGACAGAAAGCGATTGATGGAGAGTTGATGTATTTAGAGGCCCATGCTTCGATGCAGTCTATGGTTGCCATCGGCATACTAAAAGAAGAACTAATACGAGAGATGGTTACCTGTATTGAAACCCGGCACCCGCGAGAATAG
- a CDS encoding sensor histidine kinase, with protein sequence MKFVLVLVIVLLLYTLFVSYSVYRKVLDNNYKSLETAIETTADTISQTLDMTRGITYALSGSESVVNWRSDKEYFVGNDKWASLNRQKLNEEMQQVLAYNNTWKFNLFDYITIYENDRLLAISYTKQFSTQQIINDTSKIQKELSVDEKYTQILPPKDGNSSIYTTLRIQADFQSDDSLYVIGVTGTEGFDKKLKCLVNHKGTAAYVMRTDGTVFAASDEEKLGKNLGDTIVSTGKGLEETNIGGRNYQIIKWKINNEFYLVYLLPKVEMMKQTLVDMRMLLLLSIITAIVLIIPATIVIVNMTTIFKDLIDAMRRVGDKDYEVRLHHYSNAAYDEVAVNFNSMVEKLKELIQITYESKILLKEMEIKSLQQQMNPHFLFNILLTIQIKAKMSGDETVYKMISSLSSLLRAGIYGDKRTIITIREEMKYVKYYLSLQQERYEERLKYQIEVEDESILDCEIPRLVVEPMVENTIVHGVEAVDGNLEVNVRLRYDGDHILITVKDNGVGFNVEELNMKKSKTIDGEVRHEKTGISNTHQRIRLMYGEPYGIQIFSQPMKGTEVLICIPKNSSKRDEKC encoded by the coding sequence ATGAAATTTGTATTAGTTCTTGTAATTGTGCTTTTGCTATACACGTTATTTGTTTCGTATAGTGTGTATAGAAAAGTGTTAGATAATAATTATAAGAGTCTGGAGACTGCTATCGAAACAACTGCGGATACTATATCACAGACGTTAGACATGACCCGCGGTATCACCTATGCCCTTTCTGGCAGTGAGTCTGTTGTAAACTGGCGAAGTGATAAGGAGTATTTCGTGGGAAATGACAAGTGGGCATCGTTGAACCGGCAAAAGTTAAATGAAGAGATGCAGCAAGTACTCGCCTATAATAACACCTGGAAATTCAATTTGTTTGATTATATTACGATATATGAGAATGACAGGCTATTGGCGATTTCATACACCAAACAGTTTAGCACACAGCAGATTATCAATGATACAAGCAAGATTCAAAAAGAGCTGAGCGTAGATGAGAAGTATACGCAGATTCTGCCGCCCAAGGATGGCAACAGTTCCATCTATACTACGCTTAGAATACAGGCTGATTTTCAATCAGATGATAGCCTGTATGTGATTGGAGTCACAGGGACTGAAGGTTTTGATAAGAAACTGAAATGCCTGGTGAATCACAAGGGAACAGCAGCTTATGTGATGCGCACAGACGGAACGGTATTTGCCGCCAGCGATGAAGAAAAGTTGGGAAAAAACCTGGGAGACACGATTGTATCGACCGGGAAGGGCCTTGAGGAAACGAACATTGGAGGAAGGAACTACCAAATCATCAAATGGAAGATTAATAATGAATTCTATTTGGTATACCTGCTTCCAAAAGTTGAAATGATGAAGCAGACTCTTGTAGATATGAGAATGCTGCTGCTTTTATCGATCATCACTGCAATCGTACTGATTATACCTGCGACAATCGTGATCGTAAATATGACAACAATTTTTAAAGATCTGATTGACGCCATGAGACGGGTCGGCGACAAAGATTACGAAGTGCGATTACACCATTATAGCAATGCTGCGTACGACGAAGTAGCGGTTAACTTTAATTCCATGGTGGAGAAGCTAAAGGAGCTCATTCAGATTACCTATGAGTCTAAGATTTTATTAAAGGAGATGGAAATCAAATCCTTGCAGCAACAGATGAATCCCCACTTCCTTTTTAATATTCTGCTTACAATTCAAATCAAGGCAAAGATGTCGGGAGATGAGACGGTTTATAAAATGATTTCTTCGTTATCGTCACTACTCCGTGCGGGAATCTATGGAGACAAGCGGACGATAATTACCATCAGGGAAGAGATGAAATATGTAAAATATTATCTTAGCCTTCAACAGGAACGCTATGAAGAGCGGTTAAAGTATCAAATCGAAGTAGAAGATGAGTCCATTTTGGACTGTGAGATTCCAAGATTGGTTGTGGAACCAATGGTGGAAAACACAATTGTTCATGGCGTTGAGGCGGTAGACGGCAATTTGGAGGTAAATGTAAGGCTGCGTTATGACGGAGATCATATTTTAATCACGGTAAAGGATAATGGAGTAGGATTTAACGTAGAAGAGTTAAATATGAAAAAATCTAAAACGATAGATGGCGAAGTACGGCATGAAAAAACGGGTATAAGCAATACACACCAGAGAATCCGGTTAATGTATGGCGAGCCCTATGGAATTCAAATTTTCAGCCAGCCGATGAAGGGCACTGAGGTATTAATTTGTATACCTAAGAATAGTTCTAAGAGGGATGAGAAATGTTAA
- a CDS encoding response regulator — protein MLKVLIVDDERNIREGIQCLVDWESLGCKVVYSCGNGSSALRYIQDNDVNIVVTDIKMPVIDGLELSRQIAEKFSHTKVIILTAYSDFEMARKALRYGVEDFIVKNNFMEELPAAIERVAERIKEEAEKEAGFALADERRMRELQGFRYCICSCEIESMDTSSNYNLKEMLNNILKISLKECLFEIISQTENYMHIIIKYEAASTITINAIVDYFNNILIMVEEFMRINLRVGISSESNNPDSYIHLREEADEALSRIISKDSELNVYIANDKEENTDLINVDHYKSAICEVIFSEDVSEPKQVLKEFGETLLRKDICFEQCQLYALVIYSAMIHKVVKYHLDIEQDFNQLERDVYKKNQSAKTLYGLIEIGNEIIDNLRSLCLGKMHVKNELVKRVDDCIKQNYKADLSLDFISNCLYLNGSYVSRAYKKLTGITVTEKINLFRVGKAKELLKSTNKKIYEIADEVGFKDAAYFSNVFIKYCGMNPSEFRKNS, from the coding sequence ATGTTAAAAGTACTGATTGTAGATGATGAAAGAAATATAAGAGAGGGCATTCAGTGTCTTGTTGATTGGGAAAGTTTGGGCTGCAAAGTGGTATATTCCTGTGGAAATGGGAGCTCGGCTTTAAGATACATACAAGACAATGATGTGAATATTGTAGTTACAGACATCAAAATGCCAGTTATAGACGGATTAGAACTCAGCCGCCAGATTGCAGAAAAATTTAGCCATACCAAGGTGATTATACTTACCGCTTATTCTGACTTCGAAATGGCAAGGAAAGCGCTTCGATATGGAGTGGAAGATTTTATAGTGAAAAATAATTTTATGGAGGAACTTCCTGCTGCGATTGAAAGAGTAGCGGAGCGCATTAAGGAAGAAGCGGAAAAGGAGGCAGGTTTTGCCCTGGCTGACGAGCGCAGAATGCGTGAATTACAGGGATTTCGTTATTGCATTTGTTCCTGTGAAATCGAAAGCATGGATACTTCTTCGAATTATAATTTAAAAGAGATGCTGAATAATATTTTGAAAATATCGTTGAAGGAGTGCCTTTTTGAGATTATTTCGCAGACAGAGAATTATATGCATATCATAATCAAGTATGAAGCGGCTTCCACGATTACAATTAATGCTATAGTAGATTATTTCAATAATATTCTTATTATGGTGGAAGAGTTTATGCGCATCAATCTCCGTGTGGGAATCAGCAGTGAATCCAACAACCCGGATTCTTATATCCATTTGCGGGAGGAGGCTGACGAGGCTTTATCCCGAATCATATCAAAAGACAGTGAACTTAATGTTTATATAGCAAATGATAAGGAAGAAAATACAGATTTGATTAACGTGGATCACTATAAGTCTGCTATCTGTGAAGTGATTTTCTCAGAAGATGTTTCGGAGCCGAAGCAGGTTCTAAAGGAATTTGGAGAGACCCTGTTAAGAAAGGATATCTGTTTTGAACAGTGCCAGCTATATGCTCTGGTGATTTATAGCGCCATGATTCATAAAGTCGTAAAATATCATCTGGATATTGAGCAGGATTTTAACCAGTTAGAAAGAGACGTGTACAAAAAGAACCAGAGTGCCAAGACTTTATATGGACTGATTGAGATTGGAAATGAAATTATAGATAATTTGCGCAGTCTTTGTCTTGGGAAAATGCATGTAAAAAATGAATTAGTGAAACGTGTAGATGATTGTATCAAGCAAAATTATAAAGCAGATCTGAGCCTGGACTTTATCAGCAATTGTCTGTACTTAAATGGCAGTTATGTCAGCAGGGCATATAAAAAGCTTACGGGGATTACGGTCACGGAAAAAATCAATCTGTTTCGCGTGGGAAAAGCCAAAGAACTGTTGAAATCGACCAACAAAAAAATTTACGAGATAGCAGATGAAGTGGGATTTAAGGATGCGGCTTATTTTAGCAATGTGTTTATTAAATATTGCGGGATGAACCCAAGTGAGTTTCGGAAAAACAGTTAG
- a CDS encoding extracellular solute-binding protein translates to MKRNYKKVAASLLVAAMTMSLMGCAEKKDSTDSASSTGSKKEPIEVSYATFMVGSHASAEAETEVIEEFNRLHEGEIKVVVEELPSDDAFVDKMKTLASSKNLPDVIIGKNGIRELAVENGQAVNLKPYLDEDSEWKKYVGDAAINYNTEDDGSVYSVSNQRQVIGYFYNKEMFEKAGITPAKTWDEWMENNKKLKDAGFTPLALMTGENSWTTNLWLAAMIGTDGEEGNKFMNTKYPDTYSTDSVVKAAEMLQTCLKEYTTSDAVGAIYANAANNFEQGNAAMIANGPWMCPDFSDTSKAMEGFEDKVGVALYPEDGLITQFEVGYILCTNGKSEEEQKAALEFLKFKTGAYAQEVFLEKAGALPLTENVEISDEYKAANPIVAELLEISETAKYECGALDNNAFESVVEETGVRYPELAYDEITPKEFADYLTKAAGQNK, encoded by the coding sequence ATGAAACGAAATTACAAAAAAGTTGCAGCTTCGCTTCTTGTAGCTGCAATGACAATGTCACTGATGGGCTGTGCAGAAAAGAAAGATTCAACAGACTCAGCAAGCTCAACAGGCTCTAAAAAGGAACCAATTGAGGTTTCTTACGCAACATTCATGGTTGGTTCTCACGCATCAGCAGAAGCGGAGACAGAAGTTATTGAAGAGTTCAACCGTCTTCACGAAGGTGAGATCAAAGTTGTGGTTGAGGAATTACCTTCTGACGATGCCTTCGTAGACAAGATGAAAACATTAGCTTCATCTAAAAACCTTCCGGATGTAATCATCGGAAAAAATGGTATCCGTGAGCTTGCAGTTGAGAATGGACAGGCAGTTAACTTAAAACCGTATTTGGATGAAGACAGCGAGTGGAAGAAATATGTCGGCGATGCAGCGATCAACTACAATACGGAAGACGATGGATCTGTTTATTCTGTTTCTAATCAGAGACAGGTTATCGGATATTTTTACAACAAAGAAATGTTCGAAAAAGCAGGTATTACACCGGCTAAAACCTGGGACGAGTGGATGGAGAATAACAAGAAATTAAAAGATGCCGGTTTTACACCGCTTGCTCTTATGACGGGTGAAAACTCATGGACAACTAATCTGTGGCTGGCAGCTATGATTGGAACAGATGGCGAAGAAGGCAATAAGTTCATGAACACCAAATACCCGGATACATATAGTACAGATTCTGTTGTGAAAGCAGCTGAAATGCTTCAGACCTGCTTAAAAGAGTATACGACCTCTGATGCGGTTGGCGCTATTTATGCAAATGCAGCAAATAACTTCGAGCAGGGAAATGCAGCAATGATCGCAAATGGTCCTTGGATGTGCCCGGACTTCTCCGATACTTCTAAAGCAATGGAAGGATTCGAGGATAAAGTAGGCGTGGCGCTGTATCCGGAAGATGGTCTGATTACACAGTTTGAGGTTGGTTACATTCTTTGTACAAATGGAAAATCTGAAGAAGAGCAAAAAGCAGCTTTAGAGTTCTTAAAATTTAAGACCGGCGCTTATGCACAGGAAGTATTCCTTGAGAAAGCAGGAGCTCTTCCGCTTACAGAGAACGTAGAAATCTCAGATGAGTACAAAGCGGCTAATCCGATTGTTGCAGAGCTTCTTGAGATCAGTGAAACTGCAAAATATGAATGTGGAGCCCTTGATAACAATGCTTTTGAGAGTGTTGTTGAGGAGACAGGCGTAAGATATCCGGAATTGGCATATGATGAGATTACACCGAAGGAGTTTGCGGACTACTTAACGAAGGCAGCAGGACAGAATAAGTAA
- a CDS encoding sugar ABC transporter permease, whose product MKKNTKWVVLFLLPGVALFAFVFLSTLVTLFVTSFTDWAVGKDMTFVGLKNYIYLFTEDENFIQSVKNTIIWIVLQSVFHVFIGVVVALLISKKKWYSSAMRTIFFVPNIISSAALGILFLCIMNPQFGLVNNIITKLTGSTFSHNWFMDPKTAFVSVTLTWLPYAGLVTILVLAEMSSISEDVYEAAMIDGATKLQTDIYIVLPLMRNIIGTSTVLAATSMLQKLDIIMMTTSGGPGNKTMNMPMYLYKTVFTNNNYGLANAQGVLLILLGAVVLVFIRKMYKMDKED is encoded by the coding sequence ATGAAAAAAAATACAAAATGGGTTGTTCTTTTTCTTCTCCCGGGAGTGGCGCTGTTTGCCTTCGTTTTTCTGAGCACACTGGTAACACTTTTTGTTACTTCTTTTACTGATTGGGCAGTAGGTAAGGATATGACCTTCGTTGGTCTGAAAAACTATATTTACCTTTTTACTGAGGATGAGAACTTTATTCAAAGTGTGAAAAATACGATTATTTGGATTGTACTCCAGTCCGTGTTCCATGTATTTATTGGAGTTGTAGTAGCACTTCTGATTTCGAAGAAAAAATGGTATTCAAGCGCCATGCGAACCATTTTCTTTGTACCGAACATTATCTCAAGTGCAGCGCTCGGAATTTTGTTCCTCTGCATCATGAACCCACAGTTTGGTCTTGTGAATAATATAATAACCAAACTTACCGGATCTACATTTTCACATAACTGGTTTATGGACCCCAAGACGGCTTTCGTATCGGTCACTCTGACCTGGCTGCCATATGCAGGCCTTGTAACAATCTTAGTATTGGCGGAAATGTCATCTATCTCAGAGGATGTCTATGAGGCGGCCATGATTGATGGAGCAACAAAGCTGCAGACGGATATCTATATCGTACTTCCTTTAATGAGAAATATTATCGGAACATCTACTGTGCTCGCGGCAACGAGTATGCTTCAAAAGCTGGATATTATTATGATGACCACAAGCGGCGGACCGGGAAATAAGACCATGAACATGCCTATGTATCTTTATAAGACAGTATTTACGAATAATAATTATGGTCTTGCCAATGCCCAAGGCGTGCTTCTGATTTTGTTAGGGGCAGTAGTCCTGGTATTCATTCGAAAGATGTACAAAATGGATAAGGAGGATTAG
- a CDS encoding carbohydrate ABC transporter permease has translation MKKIVSKLLTAIFLIVIAGISLVPIIWVVSSSFKSNSEILSAVSGFQTGLHLDNYTNAFKLAPITIFYKNSIFIAIVATILNLIICTMAAYVVVRCRFKAKPLITMLFSLGLIIPGAALIQPLYTTFTATHLYNTLTGLILVYTALGMPTTFYVMVSYIKTIPYSLEEAAYIDGCGFFRTFVQIVLPITRPAFATAGVIQFLLAWNEFQFALTLTGQTEKRTLPIALYYFKSAFASDYGAMFAATVVVIAPTIIIFIIMQKQVVAGLAAGSVKG, from the coding sequence ATGAAGAAAATAGTAAGTAAGCTTTTGACTGCAATTTTTCTTATTGTGATAGCAGGTATTTCTTTGGTGCCGATCATCTGGGTAGTGTCTTCTTCTTTCAAAAGCAACAGCGAGATTTTATCTGCAGTATCAGGATTTCAAACCGGACTTCACCTGGACAACTATACGAATGCTTTCAAACTGGCACCAATCACGATTTTTTATAAAAACAGTATCTTTATAGCAATCGTTGCAACTATTTTGAATCTTATTATCTGTACTATGGCAGCATATGTAGTTGTAAGATGCCGCTTCAAAGCAAAACCGTTGATCACCATGTTATTTTCTTTGGGTCTGATCATTCCGGGAGCGGCACTTATTCAGCCTTTGTATACTACCTTTACGGCGACACATTTATATAACACATTGACAGGCTTGATTCTTGTATATACAGCGCTTGGTATGCCGACCACTTTTTATGTCATGGTCAGTTATATAAAGACAATCCCCTATTCGCTTGAAGAGGCAGCCTATATTGATGGGTGCGGATTCTTCAGAACATTTGTACAGATTGTTCTTCCAATCACAAGACCTGCTTTTGCAACGGCTGGTGTGATTCAGTTTCTGTTAGCATGGAATGAATTCCAGTTTGCACTTACACTGACCGGTCAGACAGAGAAACGTACCTTGCCGATCGCCCTGTATTACTTCAAGAGCGCGTTCGCAAGCGATTACGGTGCAATGTTTGCAGCAACCGTCGTAGTAATTGCGCCGACGATTATCATCTTTATAATTATGCAGAAACAGGTTGTCGCAGGACTGGCAGCAGGATCTGTAAAGGGCTAG